The following proteins are encoded in a genomic region of Sneathiella marina:
- a CDS encoding DUF1244 domain-containing protein, protein MTDQETLELEAATYRRLRDHLRNRTDVQNIDLMNLSGFCRNCLSNWYMEAAAEKGKEIDKAAAREIVYGMPFSDWKSKYQTEATDEQKAAFAKSHPNH, encoded by the coding sequence ATGACTGATCAAGAAACATTGGAGCTCGAAGCAGCGACCTATCGACGCTTACGCGATCATTTGCGCAATCGGACAGATGTACAGAATATCGATTTGATGAATCTTTCCGGGTTTTGCCGTAATTGCCTGTCCAACTGGTATATGGAAGCGGCTGCGGAGAAGGGTAAGGAAATCGACAAGGCTGCGGCACGTGAAATTGTCTATGGCATGCCGTTCAGTGACTGGAAAAGCAAGTATCAAACGGAAGCGACTGACGAGCAGAAAGCGGCATTTGCGAAAAGCCATCCTAATCACTGA
- a CDS encoding DUF1272 domain-containing protein, with translation MLELRPNCETCDKDLPNGGSEAYICTFECTFCEACASETHKDVCPNCGGNFSLRPTRPAALMDKFPQSSKRVLKS, from the coding sequence ATGCTGGAACTAAGACCGAACTGCGAGACCTGTGATAAAGATTTGCCAAATGGCGGATCTGAGGCCTACATCTGCACGTTTGAATGTACCTTTTGTGAAGCTTGTGCTTCAGAAACTCATAAGGATGTCTGCCCCAATTGCGGTGGTAATTTCAGTCTACGTCCGACGCGTCCGGCAGCCCTTATGGATAAATTTCCTCAAAGCTCCAAACGTGTATTGAAATCTTGA
- a CDS encoding DUF2312 domain-containing protein gives MADVGGVAADHLRSYIERIERLEEEKKGLADDIKEIFAEAKGTGFDVKAMRAVMRLRKMDKADYQEQEYMIDLYKHALGMIDEMAPAGEGEEEATEKEAAAF, from the coding sequence ATGGCTGACGTTGGTGGTGTCGCAGCAGATCATTTGCGGTCCTATATTGAGAGAATAGAGCGTCTCGAAGAAGAAAAGAAAGGCCTTGCTGATGATATCAAGGAAATATTTGCAGAAGCCAAAGGCACGGGCTTCGACGTAAAAGCCATGCGGGCGGTCATGCGTTTGCGCAAAATGGACAAAGCAGATTATCAAGAGCAGGAGTATATGATTGATTTATACAAACATGCGCTCGGTATGATTGATGAGATGGCACCCGCCGGTGAAGGAGAAGAAGAAGCTACGGAAAAGGAAGCCGCTGCTTTTTGA